The Ipomoea triloba cultivar NCNSP0323 chromosome 4, ASM357664v1 DNA segment TCAGACATCAATAAAGAAAATGGATCACAAGTTTGcacatacaaaaaaaataccGCAAGTACCTTATCTTCAATATCATTCTTGTCAAACCCCTTAACAAACACAATTGTACTTTCACCTCCACCCCTGCCCTGCTTCTGGAAGGAGTTATCAAATTCCCTACAGTAAacaaattaccaaaaaaaacaaaaaaaaaaacaaaaattatacacTATGTGTAACTCACAATCCATGATTCTAAATTTAGGAGAAGATGGCCTACCCACTATTCAGAGTATAAGCTCCCCTCTCTTTAGCAAGGCCAAGCCTCACTTCTCGGCCCAACAACTGTTGACCATTAAGTTCAAGAGCCTGCAACAGATTTGTACACACAGCAAAGAAAATGCATACTACAAAATATTAGCCTATCAAGCAACCATATGGGCATTTACATCAGTTTGAAGgtcaaaccaaaacaaaactaaatatcTAGGCTTATCATTTCTTTTAAACTgatgaaaaccaaacaaaatattttgaGCTCATTTTAATGCCaaccaaaatcaaatatttcaGTATCAATTTGGGTTCATTAAAaactacaaaatataaattaaagcaaaattCCCTATTACGAAAGCAAGTGTCAATAGAACGCCAATAACAtcaacaattaaataaaaactagACAAATCGATATTAAATTATGGTTCTAAACCCATAGCTTTTGGTTTCAATTTGGTTAGACTGAATTGGGGTCAAACCGAAATCATACACAAACATTTGGTTTAATAAAAATCccaaaccaaaataataataataatattttagtttctTGGAATGGATTGATCAATTTTTGAGTCGGTCAATTTCAATCAAATCAGTTTAGGTGCGTGCCGGctcctttaataataataatagttcaaaattaaattttgcaaAATAATCAGTTACTTGAAACAAACAGAATATAGATGAAACAACCAAATACATAACAAAAATCATTTACCTTTGCAGCTGCCTCAGAAGTAGTAAATTCAACATGCCCATAACCCTTGAACATCCCATCTCGATGTGAAGCAAAACGAACATCCTTTACCTCTCCACAATCTTTGAAGAAATTCTCTCTGCATGCATATTGAAAAAACAATTAAGAAgattatttgaaaataagtacCAATATGCTTAAATATTCCAGGGACAAAATTTACATACACATCAGCCTGTACAATTGACCATGACAAATTGCCCATAAAAAGACTTCTGGATCCTTGGGATTCAGCCCTAGGAGTGTCTGGGGTCTTCTGCTGCATTTAAAATCCAATAGTTTtaaccaataaaataatttcccaACAAAAACTAATATACTACACTTTGAAAACCACTTAAATTTCTTTTCAGATAGAGCTCCACTCTTTTTGCCATCTGTGCTAAATGCATCAACCATTTTCACATCTGCACCCTGTTTCATTTAACATCTACTAAACTTTTTGTTTTGGTAATATAAAAGACAACTTTTCCAAGTTACACAATTTTGAAGAACTCATGCTATATAAATTAAGCCTCATTAGGTCAACAATATCTGAATGAAGTGATAAGGCAATACTTTTGCAAAGAATAGGAACATACACAAATTCATCACGTATTCACAGTTGTAAAATCACAAATAAATGCCCAAAATTCATCACAAGGAAGCTAATTACCTTCTTTGGAGTCTTTGAAGGCGCATCCTCTTCTTCATCACTAGACTCCTCAGATGTGTAATCATCAGAACTGCTCTCCTTCCCAGTAGAAGACTGCCACTGCAAAAGAGAGGATAGGCAAGCTCAGAAGGTGTACACATATGAAATGCATGCAAATGTAATAACAATTGTATAAAGATTCAATAATTACAAAAGATCTCAATCATTCAATACCTCAGCTTCAGATGGCTCATCATCAGAACTTTCATCTTCATAACTGGTCTCATCTTTAGAGTCATTAGCACTTTGTTTGACAGTAGTTTCAGTAGTTGAGGCCTCCTCACACATACATCAAACAATATTTTAGCATACATAGTGTAGAACACAATCAATGAGGATAAAAACAATACCAATACACACTTACCTcggtatttttattttgtggcTCCTCATCTTCACTTTCATCTGAactgtcatcatcatcatattctGAACTGCTTTCACCTCCACCACTGCCCTGCTTCTGGAAGGAGTTATCAAATTCCCTACAGTAAACAaattaccaacaaaaaaaaaaaattatacactaTGTGTAACTCACAATCCATGATTCTAAATTTAGGGGAAGATGGCCTACCCACTATTCGGAGTATCAGCTCCTCTCTCTTTAGCAAGGTCAAGCTCCACTTCTTGGCCCAACAACTGTTGATCATTAAGTTCAAGAGCCTGCAACATATTTGCACACATAGCAACAAATAATTCAACTCAGTCACTGTTAAACGAGGCAAACAAgtgcactaaaaaaaaaaaaaagagcagtAAAAATACGAAAATGCACACTACTAGAAAAATATTAGCCTATCAGGGGCAACCATATAGGGATTCACTTCAGTTTCAAGGTCAAACcaaaaccaaattaaatatctaggcttatcatttttttttaactgatgaaaaccaaacaaaatattttgaGCTCATTTTAATGCcaaccaaaattaaatatttgagtaTGAATTTGGGTTCACCACCTCTTGAGGCTGTGGCGTTTGTATCTCCTCCCTGCCTGAATTTGGGTTCACCACCTCTTGAGGCTGTGGTGTTTGTATCTCCTCCCTGCTTGAATTTGGGCTCACAACCTCTTGAGGCTGTGGTGTTTGTATCTCCTCCCTGCTTGAATTTGGGCTCACAACTTCTTGAGGCTGTGGTGTTTGTATCTCCTCCCTGAGTGAATTTGGGTTCACCACCTCTTGAGGCTGTGGCGTTTGTATCCCCGCCCTGCGCGGTCGTTCCTCGACCAGCCAACGACTACCAATGGCAGGAAAACGTCGGCCAGTTGCCCTGAGCCAAGAACCATACGGCCTCACCGTCTCCTCCGTGACCCCTTCCAACATTCTCTCACAGTAACGTTCAGTGTGACCCATTAATCCGCACAAGAAACAAAAATGGGGTAAGCGTTCATACTTGAATTCAGCCCAAAACCAATCCCCCCCttctttcttcatcttcactcTCCTCCGCAAGGGTTTTGTGAGATCCAACAGTGCTCGAACCCTTAGAAA contains these protein-coding regions:
- the LOC116015361 gene encoding nucleolin 1-like isoform X3, which produces MASTDAPSSGSNVNARASLSLDEEEDEGMVIGIDEVNEDGVEYKYMLVGKLLTDKPIKFKVLRDTIAATWRPVMGMMMNEAEYNLFVFQFFHQVDMKRVMEDGPWCFDQSLLVLHRMQPSECPNDIPLCKAEFWVQVHKLPIGFFTENIAKAIGDYLGEFIRADRRNFEGSWKSFLRVRALLDLTKPLRRRVKMKKEGGDWFWAEFKYERLPHFCFLCGLMGHTERYCERMLEGVTEETVRPYGSWLRATGRRFPAIGSRWLVEERPRRAGIQTPQPQEALELNDQQLLGQEVELDLAKERGADTPNSGEFDNSFQKQGSGGGESSSEYDDDDSSDESEDEEPQNKNTEASTTETTVKQSANDSKDETSYEDESSDDEPSEAEWQSSTGKESSSDDYTSEESSDEEEDAPSKTPKKQKTPDTPRAESQGSRSLFMGNLSWSIVQADVENFFKDCGEVKDVRFASHRDGMFKGYGHVEFTTSEAAAKALELNGQQLLGREVRLGLAKERGAYTLNSGEFDNSFQKQGRGGGESTIVFVKGFDKNDIEDKIRSALEDHFGSCGEIKGIRIPTDPEGCIKGMAYIEFTDSDAMNKALELNNSQIGNNTLYVDDAKPRGDSRGGGGERGGRFGGRGGGRFGRGGGRFGLSRGVWF
- the LOC116015361 gene encoding nucleolin 1-like isoform X1; protein product: MASTDAPSSGSNVNARASLSLDEEEDEGMVIGIDEVNEDGVEYKYMLVGKLLTDKPIKFKVLRDTIAATWRPVMGMMMNEAEYNLFVFQFFHQVDMKRVMEDGPWCFDQSLLVLHRMQPSECPNDIPLCKAEFWVQVHKLPIGFFTENIAKAIGDYLGEFIRADRRNFEGSWKSFLRVRALLDLTKPLRRRVKMKKEGGDWFWAEFKYERLPHFCFLCGLMGHTERYCERMLEGVTEETVRPYGSWLRATGRRFPAIGSRWLVEERPRRAGIQTPQPQEVVNPNSLREEIQTPQPQEVVSPNSSREEIQTPQPQEVVSPNSSREEIQTPQPQEVVNPNSGREEIQTPQPQEALELNDQQLLGQEVELDLAKERGADTPNSGEFDNSFQKQGSGGGESSSEYDDDDSSDESEDEEPQNKNTEASTTETTVKQSANDSKDETSYEDESSDDEPSEAEWQSSTGKESSSDDYTSEESSDEEEDAPSKTPKKQKTPDTPRAESQGSRSLFMGNLSWSIVQADVENFFKDCGEVKDVRFASHRDGMFKGYGHVEFTTSEAAAKALELNGQQLLGREVRLGLAKERGAYTLNSGEFDNSFQKQGRGGGESTIVFVKGFDKNDIEDKIRSALEDHFGSCGEIKGIRIPTDPEGCIKGMAYIEFTDSDAMNKALELNNSQIGNNTLYVDDAKPRGDSRGGGGERGGRFGGRGGGRFGRGGGRFGLSRGVWF
- the LOC116015361 gene encoding nucleolin 1-like isoform X2; this encodes MASTDAPSSGSNVNARASLSLDEEEDEGMVIGIDEVNEDGVEYKYMLVGKLLTDKPIKFKVLRDTIAATWRPVMGMMMNEAEYNLFVFQFFHQVDMKRVMEDGPWCFDQSLLVLHRMQPSECPNDIPLCKAEFWVQVHKLPIGFFTENIAKAIGDYLGEFIRADRRNFEGSWKSFLRVRALLDLTKPLRRRVKMKKEGGDWFWAEFKYERLPHFCFLCGLMGHTERYCERMLEGVTEETVRPYGSWLRATGRRFPAIGSRWLVEERPRRAGIQTPQPQEVVNPNSLREEIQTPQPQEVVSPNSSREEIQTPQPQEVVSPNSSREEIQTPQPQEVVNPNSGREEIQTPQPQEALELNDQQLLGQEVELDLAKERGADTPNSGEFDNSFQKQGSGGGESSSEYDDDDSSDESEDEEPQNKNTEASTTETTVKQSANDSKDETSYEDESSDDEPSEAEWQSSTGKESSSDDYTSEESSDEEEDAPSKTPKKKTPDTPRAESQGSRSLFMGNLSWSIVQADVENFFKDCGEVKDVRFASHRDGMFKGYGHVEFTTSEAAAKALELNGQQLLGREVRLGLAKERGAYTLNSGEFDNSFQKQGRGGGESTIVFVKGFDKNDIEDKIRSALEDHFGSCGEIKGIRIPTDPEGCIKGMAYIEFTDSDAMNKALELNNSQIGNNTLYVDDAKPRGDSRGGGGERGGRFGGRGGGRFGRGGGRFGLSRGVWF